The window tttttttttttttttttttttttttttttttcaagtTAAAAAGCCAAACAAAAGAggtttatattttaaaacttctttatacatatatttatttattcataactttcatattttttaaaggaaaaagtataaattgtcaatctttttttcatattgtAGAAATGATGTAGAATTAGAttcaaatatatgatatatatatatatatatatatatgtatggtatcataaatatttttttatatttattatttaagaTTTATAAACGTTTAAAAGTTCgaaattatacatatatatatatatatatatatatatatatatttcaaaataatattaaaaagattgaaaatgttattattgagttaaaatatatatgtataattaaaatgtttcatatgttatgaaatatataaaatttataaaatgaacATGCATCATTCacttaaatatatattttataaatctTGGTCATAAAATATGTGATAGACAATTCTTTTcaagaaaattataacaaatccaaaaaagatatacgataaaaaaaaaaatgtgtatatgataaaattgGATACATATTTCCTTTCTCTCAACAGTATAGTTAGCCTTtctttgtttttaaaaaatatttttaagtAGTCTTCTAgtttgtttcttttttcattcGGTAAAAGGTTAATCAATTTGTATAACGCAATACctagaagaaaaaaataaaataaaatgaaataaaataaaatgaaatgaaataaaataaaatatcatatgtataaatcaattgttttttttttttttttttttttttctttaaataaacacattctatatattaaaagataataaaaaaattaggcgtagcaaataaatatatatcatatagTTCACGTGCATGTTTAATGTTACATAAGAAATATCGAAAATATAGGAAATGTATGAAATATGTACAcacaaaatatttataatagaatatatacatatatatatatatatatatatatatatatatatatatatatatattttgtgtgtgcttaatatatttaattatttgCTATAACATAACTAACCTAGTCGGTTATATGGTTTAATACCTTCACACCTTGAATCCTTATTTTTCTCATCTGAATAATCAAAGATAAATaagtgtatatatatatatatatatatatatatatattttaatgttTGTGTTgttatgtttatataaatttccTTCTGTTCATTACCCATAGGCGTATGATCATGTTGCACACTTTGTAGTTGTATAACGGAGTTCTTATTTAAGTTTAATTTTCTTAAGAGAGCAAATTTTGTTGTAtctttttgtttattatttgaagGTACATTTTCTaattgtttattattaataatatttttattatcatcatttatattattaatttgagttttattattattttttttatttttctcttctacagatatatttaatgcAACATCTgatatcattttattattaagagtaaaaatattgttGTCATTATTAGGTACAAGTTTTTCATTACCATTTTTTGTATGTTGTGTGTTAAATTCATAATTgttgatattattattatttttgttttcttgAATAATTTCATTATCTTTTTTGTCTTTACGATTATATAGATTTCCTATAGATATACATTCATCGATTATATCTAAGGTATCTAAttgtttttcttcttttttacTATTTATAACTTGgtttaataataattcgaaattattttcattacTATTTTTGCTAGTATAATCctcttcatttatattatcatatgtCTTAACAAAACTACTTGTGTCACTTGAGgttttatatgaatttatatcttcatCTTCATAAGTATAATCTGATTGTGTAgcttcatttatatttataatagtttttatatattttaaattacTTTTTATGGTACATatactattatttataatatgtaaacTTTTGTCTATAGAAGAACAATTTGTActtttatcatcatcattattatcatcaaaTTTTAgactatttttattttctggaaataaaagaaatttcTTTTCCTCTACTATAGGTATGTCTTGAATAGCTGTATCGTCATTATgcatatcattattatacatattgtaattattatctttcATTTCTCCttctttaaataaaaaaatgttctttttattattatttgtttcaTACTTCATTTCACCCATAtaatttacatttatatttctcaTAGTTGTTTATAACACATTGATAGAAACgttatgtatttttttttttttttttgatacATTAACTTACAATGGTTGccataatatatatatgagacaagcaaaaaaaaaaaataaataatataataaataaatatatatatatatatatatatatatatatatatgttagTTTTATTATGTTGAAAATGGTGGAGAAAAACGAAAAAGAGAACACCtactataatatatataaattaacgaatgagaaaaaaatacagatatataatgatattatcattacaattaatatatatatatatatatataatatttatatagagaaaaaaaagatttaACAATGTCTTTAAAAatgttgttattatattatccttttattatttcatagaagtatatataaattaaaagaaataaaataaatgcAAAAGCAATCACTAAAAGACATCCgctttttttaaaaaaaaaaaaaaaaaaaaaaaaaaaaaaaaagaaaaaaaaaaaaaaaaaaaaaaaaaaaaaaaaaaaaatattttataaatataaatatatataaatatataattattttaaaaattttttataatttttttttttttttttattcatttaaaaccacaaatatatattatattttttctattaatattaacTCTCCAAAATTTTCTCCTACGTTCTTTTTTACTGCCtccattatatataaataaggCTACATAAgagtataaatatattaatatagCTCCTTTATTTaagacaaaaaaaataataaataaataaataaataaataaatatatatatatatatatatatattttattttttcaatcAATTATGCTATATCATACTTCCTCATTCTTGCTCGTTTCTATTATGGTCATGACCCTATTATAAGAGTTATCTAAAAATGTTAGGATCGGAGAGGAGGCATATTTTGGCATGGTTTCATAAATTTGCTTTAGGTTTTTATAGGTTTGTTGAAAATTATATCTGTCGATTGATGGTATCGTATATGAATCAgttatattttgttcttcctttttataagtaatattttcatttatattttctttactGATATGGTGGTTTTCATTATCCTGATGATATTGGTTTGTATTATGTtcattatttgtattataggtagtatttttattatttgataatatattatcatcatattgtttattaaaattatttaataaattatgattaggatcatttatatgaatatgttttatatcTTGATCCTTTTGttgtttatttaatatattacttataatatataaattttcttcttcatcatttcgattactttttttttttaaatctattaaattttcacgtaaataaatattttcataaaaatatttcctttcatgttctcttcttttattttgtaaGCTAATAGGTGCTAAATCTGATGAATCCATATTAGCTAAATTGGTTGATGTAATATTACcatttaaaattttttttcgtaATTCTGAATTATCTTTTCTCATTAAATTACTACATATGgaaaataatttcatttttatatctaatttatttttatatatatctataacCGTTTGtacaatatttttacttaTTTCTTCTGTATTTTTATCACAaacattttcttcatctaaacattgttttattttctctataactttattatattttaacaGATTGTTTTTATCACCTCTATCTTCCAATTTAGATAAATCATCAAAGTTTAAATGTACATCTTTTTGATGATCTCCTTGATTAATATAACAATCTTGAGgatttcctttttttttttcttcattttttttaattttttctgGAACATTGATAAAgctattattattactaacATTTCTATGTGATATAACATTGTTACTATTATAAgatatgttattattactactactGCTATTAGTACGATTAGTATTCTGTATActgttcatattattattataactaCTTTGAGATGTatcattaataatattattatttatagtTTTTCCAGAATTTCTATGTACAACCTTTATACTATCTTTCTTTTGgattttaattttttttcttcttttcttctttttttttttaccaCCAGTACTAAattcatcattataaaaGTCCGAATCCTGACTATAtaattcttcatttaatatttgaTTTTCTTCAACAATATCTTCATCttgatattttttcatatcttcataaaatgaatattcttcttcttcttcttccTCTTCTTCCTgtaatttaatatttacaatTTCATTTGTCAAACATTTTTCATCAAACAACTCATCATCgtcatcataataatattcttcattttcttcatcattatcatcatattttttatgaatatatttttttttccttgTAGTCCTTCTATTTCgttcataattataactattgctattactattattgctattattattgctattactattattgctattattattgctattattattgctattattattgctattattattgctattattattactattattattgctgttattattactattattattattattattattattattattattattatcatgtACATTTTGATCATTCGTATAAGCATCAGTAGCTTTTACATTTTCATCAAATTTGTTATTgtcatttaattttttcaaaatatcTTTTTCCTCCTCTTTTATTTCTCCCGTTTGATTTGAATTTTTACTActcttctttttctttatattttttgaaatatttttattctgATTATCATCAGAAATGGCTTTTTCGCTAGCTACCACATTTTGATCTTCCATAGGGTTTGTGATATCAgatatttttctttttttaatattactaCATAATGTCATACATGATGAGGAAGATGAATTTTTCTTTGTTGGtttgtttttttgttgttgttcttcttctttattttttttttgatttgccattatattgtttgaacagattttatttttttcttcttcaaGATTATATAAGgagaaaaaagaaatattttcattattgaaaatattatgtatatatttattatataaaaaaaaattgtgattatatttatttaccAAATCACagaaatatgtaaaatattcCATATGATGTGTCAcgttaaaaatattattttttatacaattcatacataaaaaataaatatccgtttgtttaattttttgtctttttattcttatattgtataattttttatattctacTATAAAGCTATGAAAATTGttggaatatatatagtcATCAAAAATGTTGCTTTTATGTAAATTATTGAGAgaaacattattattattattattattattattattattattgttattattttcatttatattgttaatattttttttatcatttattttattattattgttaatattttttttatcacttattgtattattattgttaatattttttttatcatttattttattattattgttaatattttttttatcatttatattgctaatattttttttattatttattttatttttattatttattttatttttattatttattttatttttattatttatattttttttatcatgcatatttttttttttaataatttcattctcatatattatttgtgacattataatgtttatatcataatatgtattacaattaaaacaaaaaaagtataaaaatTCAAAGTTTTTGTaagtacatatatattcattattttttccataatatatattatttttatcttttatcgtatcatataatttagcatttataagaaaaagaaaatcttctttttttgtaatcctgttaaatattatacaatcttttttttttaattttggtatcattttattatttcgaaataaaaaagtttCAAAGTAATAGCACCCAAACGTACAACAGGggtttgtttttttctcatCTTGTAAAACATcattcaaaataatatcttcatcataaatacaataatttttattaggATCTTTATGGATATTCATTAAAATACTTTTATCacaattattaatattaaaaacaCTTGAATGATTTTTCTCCATATCTTCATCATAAAtacaataatttttattaggATCTTTATGGATATTCATTAAACTACTTTTATCacaattattaaaattaagaACACTTGAATGATTTTTCTCCATATCTTCATCATAAAtacaataatttttattaggATCTTTATGGATATTCATTAAACTACTTTTATCacaattattaatattaaaaacaCTTGAATGATTTTTCTCCATatcttcatcatatttttgTGGTAAATTCCTATCGACCATCTCTTTATTCATTTCATCACTTAAGttaatttcattatatCCATTATTTAACATATCAATATCTGTAGTCGTTTCAGATGTTACAAATTCGTCTAGGTTCGTTACATTTTCTTCGTCCTTTTGATCAACCAcacataatttttttaacttttttttatgtgttTGACATACTGGAAAttcatcatataaataaaggaattcataaaaattaacGATACTAattttgttaataatataatttatagtacttttattataataaccTATACATGGTAATACATGCcaataatttaaatatgtttcaaaattattatataaaaatttattacattctttatttgtatatattaattgaataataatatttttattatcatcatctttATTACTAACGCTTTTATAAATCTGAGATATACTTATTTCATTATTGTTTCCTTTGATATGTACAGcatcatattttttcaatatatcTCCAGATGGAAGAAcgcttttttttttatttttttttttctccaTTTGTTCTTCTTTATATTGTTCTTTATGTTGTTCCTTATGTTGTTCTTTATGTTGTTCTTTTTGTTGTTCTTTATGTTGTTCTTTATGTTGTTCTTTATGTTGTTCTTTATGTTGTTCTTTATGTTGTTCTTTTTGTTGTTCATCTTGTTCttctttttgttctttttttatttctacttttatattttttttgctttttattttttctttaagttggctaaattttttaattacatccaaaatttttaatttgcatgtattattctttttattcCTTTTAACAGACACATCTGATGAAATTTCTGAACAGCTAGGTGTATCGGAACTATTAGagaaattatttaatgaCATAGATGATTCAGAATAAGACGAATCATATGATGAACTGGAGATATCACACTTTCCATCTTGAATAATAGATTTTTCGTCCTCATTTTTggataaattattatattcatttttatctttttctattattattggatctacatataacatatctgttatattaatgtttttatctgatattttaaaaaagttatttttaattagataagaatataaattacatatattgtTTAACTTTATATGGTTATTTACTCTTCTTATATCTAATTTGGATATATcatattcaaatatattctttGAATTTATctctatatatttaataaatttttcttcattataaAATGTGCCACTGCTGTTAATCGTCCCattttccttttcattACTATATTCTTcgttaaaaataatacaacttttttctctttttttacttgccatttttaatatatatatatatatatatatatatattcatatatatgttttttcGTTATCTTAATGAACACTCTTATTTATAACAAAACAATgtaaattaaataaatgtgattataaatatatattttctaaaaatatatatttatcacATTTTATGTTcccatatatatatatatatatatatatatatatatatatatatatatgtggagaaaaattatgtcatataaaataatcatttataaatcatacttttaaaaagaaaaaattttcGACATCATaattctctttttttttttttttttttttttttttttttcatatataaatatttcaatatatatatataatattacaagttggtatttttttatagaggtttatttaaatatatattttaaaatatatataatgtgtttctaaattctttttcttttttttctctataccataataataattattattattattattactatatataaattattatacctcttattaatgataatttagaaaatgggagaaaaaataatatattgataattatatatatatatatatataatatatatattataatatattgatttttatcaaatatatttatatggGTTTTGTGtttattaaatgtatatgGAAAATTATGTGGGTTGTGTTCTTATCGATATGTATGAATAATTTTCTATAATctacataatattataaaattacctatattaaatgatgTATATTATACTATAAAATActatagatatatatatatatctatatatatatatctatatatatatatctatatatatatctgtatatatattataatattatatataacatagTAATGTATCtaaaaattttcatattgtaataataattaaatccgcaactttataatataaaataaaattgaaaatttcatttttttctaatttaatatattagaaaaaaaaacagtAAATTCaatgttttaattttatgtaCAAATTTAGTTATTctatgaaatataaaagaatcTATTCATTAAACATTCTTTCGTCATAAATATGTCgaacaaaaaagaaaaaaaaaaaaaaaaaaaaaatgaaatgaaatgaaatgaaaaaaaaaaataaagatatttttataaacattttctttattcataacaaaataaataattgacttttaacataatttttttaagataaattttttttttttttctataataCGACCTACAACTGTAACATTTTTTTGCAAGCCAAATTGTGTATgttaaattaaaaaaataaaatatcttacagttattttatgatatttaaaattttaattttatttaaatacCTTTCAagttttttcttttattaaacattattttttccacctatatataatatatgtgatatatagatatataaattatgaaatattGTGATTTCGttacacaaaaaaatatataaatatataaacaaataaataaataagttGGAACATCTTAAATGTTAATATTTGCACATATATTAGATTACGTCTTCTTTATTGTAGTTCTCCCATTTATTATagtataatttttatttttttatttttatatatatatatatatatatatatgtatatatatacatatattaatttattagaAGAATGTCCTATGATTTTATTCAGGCATCGTGTTAATATGGTTAATGTTTTAGTGTATGTCTACAGCACAGGTctcatatataaattatcaaattaaaaaaaaagtttatttgataaattattataataaaagtcATATAAGTTGggacaaaaaaaaaaaaaaaaaataaaataaaattaattaatataatataaaaataaatacatatacaaatacaactgcaaatataaaaaatatataattatataattatattaagttaattttaaaaatctCTTCCAAATTTAATTTCGGTGTTTGTACGTTATGAGAttcaataatattattataattatcactattaatattaattaaaacTAGAAAATCAATTTTTGgaattctttttttaatttttttattttcatcaaaTATTAAAGTAGATATTTCTTCTCCCTCATTTACTAAGTCTTGATAAATATCATCCTTAAAATTGATAagatttttatatttgttcaatgaatgattatatatttttatcattttggTAGCTTCTAACTCCACGTTTGCAgataattctttattaataCAATGAATAgaataattaataaaattataatgcTCATTTATTGATTCATCCATCGaattataatgattataagaataattaccttttttttgtttacTAATTTCCATATTTTCCTGATTGTTACTACCACTACGTACTAATAAATTCTCTAACAAATCGAAAATTCCTGTATTGGCTTCATTAAAActgttatatttatgtgttAATAATTCACTTATACTTTCTTGATTTATAGAAGGATCTAATAtctcttttattttatcaaatAGCCATTCATTAGCATATGGTAATgaactattattataattttcttctACCATTCTTTCTGTCTTATTTTCCTGAACGGTCAGGTCATTTTCTTTCTCATTTATTAGTTCTTTTTCTTCCTGAACGGTCAGGTCATTATATTTCTCACCAATTAgttctttttcttcttgaattgttatatcattttcttcCTGAACAGTCAGGTCATTTTCTTTCtcaattattatttctttttcttcctGAACAGTCAGGTCGTCTTTTTCACTTATATCATTTGAATAATTTCTTCTATTAGATTCTGACGATATCATTTgatcattattttcatttaatgaatatttatcaGTAACATCATCACTAGTACAATAATCTGCATACGCGCTAATATCACTGAGGAAAGGGGatttatcaatattttctttgagtttgttttttttttttttctttttccttCGAATGTCTTTCTTTGTATTATCATCAAGTAATTCTGGTTCGATATTTTTTTCGacttttaaattattttccttttgttcattttcattaattgttatattttcGTTTGGTTTATCCTTAAGtgaggaaaaaaaaaaaaaaaaaaaaaaagaaattaaaaagataaGTGCAtaagataatataattttgaaaAGGTACaaatggatatatatatgtaactATTTACATTAATTAGAACAAACTTATGTACACTATgttattatgtatatatatatatatatgatttttttttttttttttttttaagtatttaattttatactTCATATCCGAAGATACTCCAAAAAGTGGCATTTGCATTAGAATCCTGAGACAGTAAAATGAAacgtaaaaaaaaaaaaaaaaatatatatatatatatttatatatatatatattattatggacatttatatatatgaatatattaaagtTGTTATTCCCCTTTATAgttacataatatatactatatatttattatgtttttaaataaaattcaAGTAAATAtttggaaaaaaaaaaaaaaggaaaaaaagGTTAGGGTATGGAATTATTCTTAACGTAcatgatataaatataaaaatatatattattatattatattaattatattttattttttctattaaaaattttacattttcattgttataattaattaaattcCACATGTtaacttaaaaaaataccTACGGAAAAATCACAAAAATAAGCtgataatatttcttctaTTAACAGAGAGAAAATATACGTTACAGATAATTGTAGACGCAAAAgattaaatgataaaatgattaaatatatatatatatatatatataaagtgtatatttattctgAAGAAATTTTTAATCAATGATTATTAAATGTGTAGAAAAATCATCATATACACAAAACAAATggacaaaaaaaaaaaaaaaaaaatgaaataagtaaccttatatgaatatgttgtaaaaaagaaatatacataaaaaaaaaaaataataataaaataataatacgtttccaatatatatctaaatattttatttatttattttttttttattcgtgattatattaaatcgttgttacatttatataagaatagttttacaaaaaaaaaaaaaaataataaaataaaacattaagaaaagaaaaaaaaaa of the Plasmodium reichenowi strain SY57 chromosome 11, whole genome shotgun sequence genome contains:
- a CDS encoding hypothetical protein (conserved Plasmodium protein, unknown function), which produces MRNINVNYMGEMKYETNNNKKNIFLFKEGEMKDNNYNMYNNDMHNDDTAIQDIPIVEEKKFLLFPENKNSLKFDDNNDDDKSTNCSSIDKSLHIINNSICTIKSNLKYIKTIININEATQSDYTYEDEDINSYKTSSDTSSFVKTYDNINEEDYTSKNSNENNFELLLNQVINSKKEEKQLDTLDIIDECISIGNLYNRKDKKDNEIIQENKNNNNINNYEFNTQHTKNGNEKLVPNNDNNIFTLNNKMISDVALNISVEEKNKKNNNKTQINNINDDNKNIINNKQLENVPSNNKQKDTTKFALLRKLNLNKNSVIQLQSVQHDHTPMDEKNKDSRCEGIKPYNRLGIALYKLINLLPNEKRNKLEDYLKIFFKNKERLTILLRERKYVSNFIIYTFFFLSYIFFGFVIIFLKRIVYHIFYDQDL
- a CDS encoding hypothetical protein (conserved Plasmodium protein, unknown function) encodes the protein MWNLINYNNENDSNANATFWSIFGYEDKPNENITINENEQKENNLKVEKNIEPELLDDNTKKDIRRKKKKKKNKLKENIDKSPFLSDISAYADYCTSDDVTDKYSLNENNDQMISSESNRRNYSNDISEKDDLTVQEEKEIIIEKENDLTVQEENDITIQEEKELIGEKYNDLTVQEEKELINEKENDLTVQENKTERMVEENYNNSSLPYANEWLFDKIKEILDPSINQESISELLTHKYNSFNEANTGIFDLLENLLVRSGSNNQENMEISKQKKGNYSYNHYNSMDESINEHYNFINYSIHCINKELSANVELEATKMIKIYNHSLNKYKNLINFKDDIYQDLVNEGEEISTLIFDENKKIKKRIPKIDFLVLININSDNYNNIIESHNVQTPKLNLEEIFKINLI
- a CDS encoding hypothetical protein (conserved Plasmodium protein, unknown function) — translated: MASKKREKSCIIFNEEYSNEKENGTINSSGTFYNEEKFIKYIEINSKNIFEYDISKLDIRRVNNHIKLNNICNLYSYLIKNNFFKISDKNINITDMLYVDPIIIEKDKNEYNNLSKNEDEKSIIQDGKCDISSSSYDSSYSESSMSLNNFSNSSDTPSCSEISSDVSVKRNKKNNTCKLKILDVIKKFSQLKEKIKSKKNIKVEIKKEQKEEQDEQQKEQHKEQHKEQHKEQHKEQHKEQQKEQHKEQHKEQHKEQYKEEQMEKKKNKKKSVLPSGDILKKYDAVHIKGNNNEISISQIYKSVSNKDDDNKNIIIQLIYTNKECNKFLYNNFETYLNYWHVLPCIGYYNKSTINYIINKISIVNFYEFLYLYDEFPVCQTHKKKLKKLCVVDQKDEENVTNLDEFVTSETTTDIDMLNNGYNEINLSDEMNKEMVDRNLPQKYDEDMEKNHSSVFNINNCDKSSLMNIHKDPNKNYCIYDEDMEKNHSSVLNFNNCDKSSLMNIHKDPNKNYCIYDEDMEKNHSSVFNINNCDKSILMNIHKDPNKNYCIYDEDIILNDVLQDEKKTNPCCTFGCYYFETFLFRNNKMIPKLKKKDCIIFNRITKKEDFLFLINAKLYDTIKDKNNIYYGKNNEYICTYKNFEFLYFFCFNCNTYYDINIIMSQIIYENEIIKKKNMHDKKNINNKNKINNKNKINNKNKINNKKNISNINDKKNINNNNKINDKKNINNNNTISDKKNINNNNKINDKKNINNINENNNNNNNNNNNNNNNVSLNNLHKSNIFDDYIYSNNFHSFIVEYKKLYNIRIKRQKIKQTDIYFLCMNCIKNNIFNVTHHMEYFTYFCDLVNKYNHNFFLYNKYIHNIFNNENISFFSLYNLEEEKNKICSNNIMANQKKNKEEEQQQKNKPTKKNSSSSSCMTLCSNIKKRKISDITNPMEDQNVVASEKAISDDNQNKNISKNIKKKKSSKNSNQTGEIKEEEKDILKKLNDNNKFDENVKATDAYTNDQNVHDNNNNNNNNNNNNSNNNSNNNSNNNSNNNSNNNSNNNSNNNSNNSNSNNNSNNSNSNSYNYERNRRTTRKKKYIHKKYDDNDEENEEYYYDDDDELFDEKCLTNEIVNIKLQEEEEEEEEEYSFYEDMKKYQDEDIVEENQILNEELYSQDSDFYNDEFSTGGKKKKKKRRKKIKIQKKDSIKVVHRNSGKTINNNIINDTSQSSYNNNMNSIQNTNRTNSSSSNNNISYNSNNVISHRNVSNNNSFINVPEKIKKNEEKKKGNPQDCYINQGDHQKDVHLNFDDLSKLEDRGDKNNLLKYNKVIEKIKQCLDEENVCDKNTEEISKNIVQTVIDIYKNKLDIKMKLFSICSNLMRKDNSELRKKILNGNITSTNLANMDSSDLAPISLQNKRREHERKYFYENIYLRENLIDLKKKSNRNDEEENLYIISNILNKQQKDQDIKHIHINDPNHNLLNNFNKQYDDNILSNNKNTTYNTNNEHNTNQYHQDNENHHISKENINENITYKKEEQNITDSYTIPSIDRYNFQQTYKNLKQIYETMPKYASSPILTFLDNSYNRVMTIIETSKNEEV